In Rahnella aquatilis CIP 78.65 = ATCC 33071, one DNA window encodes the following:
- the yidA gene encoding sugar-phosphatase, with product MAIELIAIDMDGTLLNPQHEVTPAVKKALSEARAKGVQIVLATGRPFIGVQRYLMELDLQQEGCYCITNNGALVHNAKDGSVIAEIALTIEDYHYFEELARQLGVHFHALTKTDLFTANRHISKYSVHESFTTGIPLQFCPAEEMDPALTFPKVMMIDDPQLLDRAISQIPAEARERYTIMKSSPYFLEILDKRVNKGEGVKALAEKLGIARESVMTLGDQENDIAMLEYAGIGVAMGNALDSVKAVSQFVTKTNMEDGVAFAIEKFVLNV from the coding sequence ATGGCTATTGAATTAATTGCAATTGATATGGATGGGACGTTGCTCAATCCGCAGCATGAAGTGACACCGGCCGTTAAAAAAGCGTTGTCAGAAGCACGGGCGAAAGGCGTGCAAATCGTTCTGGCGACCGGCCGTCCTTTTATCGGTGTGCAGCGTTATCTGATGGAACTGGATTTACAGCAGGAAGGGTGTTACTGCATCACCAATAATGGTGCGCTGGTTCATAATGCCAAAGATGGCAGCGTGATCGCCGAAATAGCCCTCACAATTGAAGATTATCATTACTTTGAAGAGCTCGCCCGTCAGCTCGGTGTTCATTTCCACGCGTTGACAAAAACCGACCTGTTTACGGCCAACCGCCATATCAGCAAATACAGCGTGCATGAATCCTTCACCACCGGTATCCCGCTGCAATTCTGCCCGGCAGAGGAAATGGATCCGGCGCTGACCTTCCCGAAAGTGATGATGATTGATGATCCACAACTGCTGGATCGCGCTATCAGCCAGATTCCGGCGGAAGCAAGGGAACGCTACACCATCATGAAAAGCTCACCGTATTTCCTCGAAATTCTCGATAAACGGGTGAATAAAGGCGAAGGCGTGAAGGCGCTGGCGGAAAAACTGGGTATCGCGCGGGAGAGCGTGATGACGCTCGGTGACCAGGAAAACGACATCGCGATGCTGGAATACGCCGGAATTGGCGTCGCGATGGGAAATGCGCTGGACAGCGTAAAAGCCGTCAGCCAGTTCGTGACCAAAACCAACATGGAAGACGGCGTGGCCTTTGCCATTGAGAAATTCGTACTCAACGTCTGA
- a CDS encoding DUF3748 domain-containing protein — MEKQLTADARGHQLTNINVWTPDSQWLVYDVRPHGGSFTGSTIERVNVETGEVQVLYQAPDGAHVGVVTVSPDLPARYAFIHGPENPDESWQYDFHHRRGVIVSEPAREKAVTLDAMDITAPFTAGALRGGTHVHVFSPDGSRLSFTYNDHVLHQHDPALDLRNVGVALSGYPVVSPKHHPREYDGSHFSILVSETTPYPHPGSDEINRAYEEGWVGREGYLKPDGRRQRWALAFIGDTLSVRGEKHPEIFVVDLPHNDKDYRQAGDNPLQGTPELLPAPPAGVKQRRITFTENGIALQPRHWLRASPDGAQIAFLMKDRSGVVQVWTVSPNGGEPVQISHSGQGIQSAFSWSPDGKSLALVCDNSVMRLDWESGKMQRLTQRSEIAPCADAVVYSPDGSKVAFMRQCEGYSQICVADSH; from the coding sequence ATGGAAAAACAGCTAACCGCTGATGCCCGCGGGCACCAGCTGACCAACATTAACGTCTGGACGCCGGACAGTCAGTGGCTGGTGTATGACGTGCGCCCGCATGGCGGTTCTTTTACCGGCTCAACCATTGAGCGGGTAAATGTCGAAACGGGTGAGGTACAAGTGCTTTATCAGGCACCTGATGGCGCACACGTGGGCGTGGTGACCGTCAGCCCGGATCTGCCCGCCCGTTATGCGTTTATTCATGGCCCGGAAAATCCGGATGAAAGCTGGCAGTATGATTTTCATCACCGTCGCGGTGTCATCGTCTCAGAGCCCGCGCGCGAAAAGGCTGTCACGCTGGATGCGATGGACATCACCGCGCCTTTTACCGCCGGAGCCTTGCGCGGTGGCACACATGTTCACGTCTTCAGCCCGGACGGTTCACGTCTGAGTTTTACCTATAACGATCATGTATTGCATCAACACGATCCGGCGCTCGACCTGCGCAACGTCGGCGTTGCTCTGTCAGGTTATCCGGTAGTTTCTCCCAAACATCATCCGCGTGAATACGATGGTAGCCATTTCAGCATACTGGTCAGCGAAACCACGCCTTATCCTCACCCCGGCAGCGATGAAATCAACCGTGCTTACGAAGAAGGCTGGGTGGGGCGTGAGGGCTATCTGAAGCCGGATGGCCGCCGTCAGCGGTGGGCACTGGCTTTTATCGGCGACACCCTTTCTGTCCGTGGCGAAAAGCACCCTGAAATCTTCGTGGTGGATTTGCCGCACAATGATAAAGATTACCGTCAGGCGGGTGATAACCCTTTGCAGGGCACGCCGGAATTACTGCCTGCGCCACCCGCGGGCGTGAAACAGAGACGGATTACTTTTACTGAAAATGGCATTGCCCTGCAACCACGTCACTGGTTGCGCGCATCACCGGATGGCGCACAAATAGCGTTTCTGATGAAAGACCGAAGCGGGGTCGTACAGGTCTGGACGGTTTCACCGAATGGCGGCGAACCGGTGCAAATCAGCCATTCCGGGCAGGGGATTCAGTCTGCGTTCAGCTGGAGTCCGGACGGAAAATCGCTGGCGCTGGTATGCGATAACAGTGTGATGCGGCTGGATTGGGAAAGCGGAAAGATGCAGCGGTTAACGCAACGATCAGAAATCGCGCCGTGCGCCGATGCCGTAGTGTATTCACCGGATGGCAGCAAAGTGGCGTTTATGCGTCAGTGTGAAGGCTATTCACAGATTTGCGTGGCCGACAGCCATTAA
- a CDS encoding YceK/YidQ family lipoprotein, whose amino-acid sequence MMKFALTPLMTGCVFLATSGCSSVMSHTGGDTGYYSGARADVNMMKSDDTSWAMTPLLLIDLPFSALLDTVLLPYDYFRSGKVTTRDRVKASEEHNIAMSNGVDIDHIPPMTTTPRQQKSPTHKK is encoded by the coding sequence ATGATGAAATTTGCATTAACGCCGCTGATGACAGGATGTGTTTTTTTAGCGACGAGCGGTTGCTCCAGCGTAATGAGCCATACAGGTGGTGATACCGGATATTATTCAGGCGCACGCGCTGATGTGAATATGATGAAAAGCGATGACACCAGTTGGGCGATGACGCCACTACTGTTAATTGATTTGCCGTTCAGCGCCTTGCTGGATACGGTACTGCTGCCTTATGACTATTTTCGCAGCGGAAAGGTGACCACGCGCGATCGCGTCAAAGCCAGTGAAGAACACAATATTGCGATGAGCAACGGTGTCGATATCGATCACATCCCGCCCATGACGACCACGCCGCGTCAGCAAAAATCGCCAACACATAAGAAATAG
- the ibpA gene encoding small heat shock chaperone IbpA produces the protein MRNFDLSPLYRSAIGFDRLFNLIESGQNQGGGYPPYNVELVDENHYRIAIAVAGFAESELDITAHDNMLLVKGAHAPADTGRTYLYQGIAERNFERKFQLAEHIQIKAANLSNGLLYIDLERVVPESSKPRRIEIR, from the coding sequence ATGCGTAATTTTGATTTATCCCCGTTATACCGTTCTGCCATTGGCTTTGACCGTTTATTTAATCTTATCGAATCGGGTCAGAATCAGGGCGGCGGTTATCCCCCTTATAATGTCGAGTTGGTTGACGAAAACCATTACCGGATTGCTATCGCGGTCGCAGGTTTTGCCGAATCTGAGCTGGACATTACTGCGCATGACAACATGTTGCTGGTCAAAGGTGCGCATGCACCGGCCGACACCGGGCGGACCTATTTATATCAGGGCATTGCTGAGCGTAATTTCGAACGTAAGTTCCAGTTGGCGGAGCATATTCAAATAAAAGCCGCCAATTTGTCGAACGGTTTGCTGTATATCGATCTGGAGCGCGTCGTTCCTGAATCATCCAAACCGCGGCGTATCGAAATCCGCTGA